The DNA sequence TGGAAAAAAAATTACCATAGTTTGCGCATCGGCCGGCGGCTGCTCATTCATCCCAGCTGGGAGCCGGTCCCTGCCGAAGCGCCGGAGTGCGTGATCCAGATCGATCCGGAAATGGCTTTCGGCACCGGTACTCACGCCACCACCCAGCTCTGCCTGCGTCTGCTCGAGGAGTGCATCCGTCCGGGCGACCGCGTTCTGGACATCGGTACCGGCACCGGCATTCTGGCGATCGCTGCGGTCAAGCTGGGCGCAGCGTCGGTGTATGCTTTTGATGTCGACGCGGTAGCCGTCGAAACGGCGATCAAGAACGCAGCGGCCAACGGCGTGGCCCCCGCAGTGAGAATATCAGTCGCAGAACCTTCCACCTTTCGTCTACCGCCTCATCGTTTTGATTGGGTAGTTGCCAACATTAACCGCGATCAGATCGTAAAAATGCTGCCCTGGCTGCATAGCGTTTTCG is a window from the bacterium genome containing:
- the prmA gene encoding 50S ribosomal protein L11 methyltransferase translates to MNNSCDWMSVTVPVTETTLDLVLAYLYELGAGGAVEQPGQLEAFFPISMSGVEEKIRARLQTLRDQGFAADPDKIAVRQIPNQDWNREWKKNYHSLRIGRRLLIHPSWEPVPAEAPECVIQIDPEMAFGTGTHATTQLCLRLLEECIRPGDRVLDIGTGTGILAIAAVKLGAASVYAFDVDAVAVETAIKNAAANGVAPAVRISVAEPSTFRLPPHRFDWVVANINRDQIVKMLPWLHSVFDHPVGIILSGLIVEEEVLILEELARWRWEVSAVYHQQEWLACVAKKSV